One Halobacterium sp. DL1 DNA window includes the following coding sequences:
- a CDS encoding CopG family transcripitonal regulator has product MSSDRLTVSLDGEAREALDDLAKKTDRSQSELVRRALTFYAANYEAASTDSSETLEEYYKMLAGGEHVLLDIDFLHCFLEHVQDDGEPKQAFIEDTDQVSDYHAEEYRDRFDSLEDLLEWLALCGFLTVRRTTENTYHIVFPSADIRWFMTRFIARSVAHLPFDVEMEEGVAKVLLTEKP; this is encoded by the coding sequence ATGAGTTCAGACCGGCTGACAGTCTCCCTCGACGGGGAGGCTCGGGAGGCCCTCGACGACCTCGCGAAGAAGACCGACCGCTCCCAGAGCGAACTGGTGCGGCGGGCCCTGACGTTCTACGCCGCGAACTACGAGGCCGCCAGCACGGACAGTTCCGAGACCCTCGAGGAGTACTACAAGATGCTCGCGGGTGGCGAGCACGTCCTCCTCGACATCGACTTCCTCCACTGCTTCCTCGAACACGTCCAGGACGACGGCGAACCCAAGCAGGCGTTCATCGAGGACACCGACCAGGTGTCGGACTACCACGCGGAGGAGTACCGCGACCGCTTCGACTCCCTGGAGGACCTCCTGGAGTGGCTGGCGCTCTGCGGGTTCCTAACGGTCCGACGGACGACGGAGAACACCTACCACATCGTCTTCCCCTCGGCGGACATCCGCTGGTTCATGACGCGGTTCATCGCGCGGAGTGTCGCCCACCTCCCCTTCGACGTGGAGATGGAGGAAGGGGTCGCGAAGGTGCTGCTGACCGAGAAGCCCTGA